Proteins encoded by one window of Rhodamnia argentea isolate NSW1041297 chromosome 6, ASM2092103v1, whole genome shotgun sequence:
- the LOC115745979 gene encoding UDP-glycosyltransferase 87A1-like → MDAAELQRQPCHIVAMPFPGRGHVNPMMNLCKILVSSRSRQHPPLIITFVVTEEWLGFIGSHPMPGNIRFATIPNVVPSERLKAADFPGFYEAVMTKMEAPFEQLLDRLHPPVTAFLADVELLWGVGVGNRRNIPVASLWTMSASVFSMFHHFDSILHNSHFPVNLSEHGAQRVEYIPGISPTSVADLPTRADPRVLKRAVECVSQVSNAQYLLFTSLYDLEPRVVDALGAEFSFPVLPVGPTIPFLDISSNHSTGSDDVPAHLSWLDSQPERSVLYISLGSFLSVSMDQMDEIVAAMNESGVGYLLVARGETSRLNTKCGERGLVVPWCDQLRVLCHPSVGGFWTHCGWNSTLEAVFAGIPMLTFPIFLDQPSNSKQIVEDWKTGWRVKNQADADEELFTRGKIRELVQRFMDLESSEGKEIRKRATELKEICQRAITEGGSSNRNLDAFIRHISQGNSR, encoded by the exons ATGGATGCGGCTGAGCTTCAACGTCAACCATGCCACATAGTGGCGATGCCTTTCCCGGGGAGAGGCCACGTCAATCCCATGATGAACCTCTGTAAGATCCTAGTTTCCTCCAGAAGCAGACAACACCCTCCTCTTATCATCACCTTCGTTGTCACGGAAGAGTGGCTGGGCTTCATCGGCTCCCACCCCATGCCCGGCAACATCCGCTTCGCCACCATCCCCAACGTCGTGCCCTCCGAGCGGCTCAAAGCAGCCGATTTCCCTGGCTTCTACGAAGCCGTCATGACGAAGATGGAAGCTCCGTTTGAGCAGCTCCTGGACCGGCTCCATCCTCCCGTGACTGCGTTCTTGGCTGATGTCGAACTGCTCTGGGGAGTCGGTGTGGGTAATCGCAGGAACATACCGGTAGCCTCGCTCTGGACCATGTCTGCTTCCGTGTTTTCCATGTTCCATCATTTTGACTCGATCCTGCACAACAGTCATTTTCCTGTGAATTTGTCTG AGCATGGAGCGCAGCGTGTGGAGTACATTCCAGGGATTTCTCCCACGAGTGTGGCGGATCTCCCCACCAGGGCTGATCCACGAGTCCTAAAGCGAGCCGTGGAATGTGTTTCGCAGGTGTCAAACGCACAATATCTGTTATTTACTTCTCTGTATGACCTTGAACCTCGAGTCGTGGATGCTTTAGGAGCAGAGTTCTCTTTCCCCGTCTTGCCTGTTGGTCCAACAATACCTTTCTTAGACATTAGCAGCAACCATTCTACAGGGTCCGATGATGTTCCTGCCCACCTAAGTTGGCTGGACTCCCAACCCGAAAGATCAGTCTTGTACATCTCATTGGGAAGTTTCCTGTCAGTTTCAATGGACCAAATGGATGAAATAGTGGCGGCAATGAATGAGAGCGGCGTTGGCTACTTATTGGTGGCCCGTGGAGAGACTTCGAGGTTAAACACAAAATGTGGGGAGAGAGGATTGGTCGTGCCTTGGTGTGATCAGTTGAGGGTGTTGTGCCATCCTTCTGTGGGAGGGTTCTGGACACATTGTGGGTGGAATTCAACACTGGAGGCTGTATTTGCTGGCATTCCAATGCTCACTTTTCCAATATTTCTAGATCAACCCTCCAATAGCAAGCAAATTGTTGAAGATTGGAAGACAGGGTGGAGGGTGAAGAACCAAGCGGATGCTGATGAAGAACTTTTCACAAGGGGAAAGATTCGAGAGCTCGTGCAGCGATTTATGGATCTTGAGAGCAGCGAGGGAAAAGAAATCAGGAAAAGAGCAACAGAACTTAAAGAAATTTGTCAGAGAGCAATTACAGAAGGAGGATCATCTAACAGGAACCTTGATGCTTTCATCCGACATATATCACAGGGCAATAGCCGGTAA
- the LOC115745983 gene encoding LOW QUALITY PROTEIN: mitoferrin (The sequence of the model RefSeq protein was modified relative to this genomic sequence to represent the inferred CDS: substituted 1 base at 1 genomic stop codon) yields MATTDASTTFQIAERRSLPPPPDHRSEMEASAHDGLRFWKFMIAGSIAGSAEHMAMFPVDTVKTQMQAMGSCPVKSVPVGVAHSLRTILKSDGPMGLHRGIAAMGLGAGPAHAVHFSVYEVCKKFFSGGDPRNPAAHAISGVCATVASDAVLTPMDMVKQRLQLRDSPYKGVXDCVRSVLKEDGVRAFYASYRTTVFMNAPFTAVHFATYEAAKRALMEFSPENADDDRWVVHATAGAAAGPAAAAVTTPLDVVKTQLQCQGVCGCDRFKTTAIGDVIESIVKKDGYRGLMRGWIPRMLFHAPAAAICWSAYEASKGFFQELNNRRDTDTAASYHHFFFPLNREKDKHS; encoded by the exons ATGGCCACAACAGACGCCTCTACCACATTCCAGATCGCCGAGCGACGCTCTCTTCCTCCGCCGCCTGACCATCGCTCCGAAATGGAGGCATCCGCCCACGACGGCCTTCGCTTCTGGAAATTCATGATTGCCGGTTCCATCGCCGGCTCCGCCGAGCATATGGCCATGTTCCCTGTCGACACCGTCAAGACGCAAATGCAAGCCATGGGCTCTTGCCCCGTCAAATCTGTTCCTGTCGGAGTAGCACACTCGCTCCGAACCATTTTGAAGTCGGACGGTCCGATGGGCCTCCACCGGGGCATAGCCGCCATGGGCCTCGGCGCCGGCCCCGCTCACGCCGTCCACTTCTCTGTCTACGAAGTCTGCAAGAAGTTCTTCTCCGGCGGTGACCCCCGCAACCCGGCCGCCCACGCCATTTCCGGAGTGTGCGCGACTGTGGCGAGCGACGCGGTGCTCACGCCGATGGACATGGTGAAGCAGAGGCTGCAGTTGAGGGACAGTCCTTATAAAGGAGTGTAGGATTGCGTGAGGAGCGTTTTGAAGGAGGATGGCGTCAGGGCCTTTTATGCCTCGTATAGGACTACGGTGTTCATGAATGCTCCGTTTACCGCTGTGCATTTCGCGACGTACGAGGCGGCGAAAAGGGCTTTGATGGAGTTCTCTCCAGAGAATGCGGATGATGACCGGTGGGTGGTTCATGCCACTGCTGGCGCAGCTGCCGGgccagcggcggcggcggtcacCACTCCGCTCGATGTGGTCAAGACTCAATTGCAATGTCAG GGTGTCTGCGGTTGCGACAGGTTCAAGACCACCGCAATAGGAGATGTCATTGAGTCGATAGTGAAGAAGGACGGATACAGAGGGCTCATGAGAGGATGGATTCCGCGGATGCTTTTCCATGCTCCTGCCGCCGCCATATGCTGGTCTGCATACGAAGCCTCGAAAGGCTTCTTCCAAGAGCTTAACAACCGCCGAGATACTGATACAGCAG CATCATACCACCACTTCTTTTTCCCATTAAACAGAGAGAAGGATAAGCATAGTTAA
- the LOC115745978 gene encoding UDP-glycosyltransferase 87A1-like, translating into MTLFDWDPIDLESKPASVCHVVALPYPGRGHINPMMNLCNLLVSKKPDILITFVVTEEWLGLIGSEPKPANVRFTTVPNDVPSELHRAKNFPAFLEAVFTKLEAPVEQLLDRLELPVAAIIADTYMLWAVRVGKRKNIPVATLWTMSVSVFSVFHHFEMLKQKGHFPVDLSERGEEEVDYIPGVAKTRLADLPTIFHGKGRQVLGGALECIAWASKADYFLSTSFYELEFPVVDALQSQLSAPVYCVGPTIPFFDGEGDSGQDVAYLRWLDSQPGGSVLYVSLGSFLSVSEAQMEEMVAGVRDSGVRFLWVARGETSLIGSACEEDMGLVVPWCEQLKVLCHPSVGGFWTHSGWNSTLEAIYAGVPMLTCPIFWDQVPNSKQIAEDWKIGLRVTKEGGGDGGEDLVTGQEIARLVRKLMDKESDEGREMRRRARELGEACRRAVARGGSSDRNLDAFISDISRAE; encoded by the exons ATGACGCTCTTCGATTGGGATCCGATTGACCTGGAATCAAAGCCGGCCTCGGTTTGCCACGTAGTGGCCTTGCCTTACCCTGGCCGAGGCCACATCAACCCCATGATGAACCTCTGCAACCTCTTGGTCTCCAAGAAGCCCGACATCCTCATCACCTTCGTCGTCACGGAGGAGTGGCTAGGCCTCATCGGGTCCGAGCCGAAGCCTGCTAACGTTCGCTTCACCACTGTCCCCAACGACGTACCGTCGGAGCTCCATCGAGCCAAGAACTTCCCTGCCTTCCTCGAAGCCGTCTTCACGAAGCTGGAAGCTCCGGTGGAGCAGCTGCTGGATAGGCTGGAGCTCCCAGTGGCGGCTATCATAGCGGACACGTACATGCTGTGGGCGGTTAGGGTCGGCAAGCGTAAGAATATTCCGGTGGCTACGCTCTGGACGATGTCGGTCTCGGTGTTTTCGGTGTTCCATCATTTCGAGATGCTGAAGCAGAAGGGCCATTTCCCGGTTGACTTGTCAG agagaggagaagaggaagtgGACTACATTCCTGGAGTCGCCAAGACCCGCCTCGCAGATCTTCCTACGATCTTCCACGGAAAAGGGCGCCAGGTACTGGGCGGAGCCCTGGAGTGCATCGCATGGGCCTCCAAGGCCGACTACTTCCTCTCCACCTCCTTCTACGAGCTCGAATTCCCTGTCGTGGACGCCCTCCAATCTCAACTATCTGCGCCCGTCTATTGCGTCGGCCCAACCATCCCCTTCTTCGACGGCGAAGGCGACAGCGGCCAAGACGTGGCTTATCTCCGATGGCTCGACTCTCAGCCCGGAGGGTCGGTCCTGTACGTATCTCTCGGGAGCTTCCTCTCAGTCTCGGAGGCTCAGATGGAGGAGATGGTGGCAGGGGTGCGGGACAGCGGAGTTCGGTTCCTGTGGGTGGCACGCGGGGAGACGTCGCTGATCGGGAGCGCATGCGAGGAGGACATGGGACTGGTGGTGCCCTGGTGCGAGCAGCTGAAAGTGTTGTGCCACCCTTCGGTGGGCGGGTTCTGGACCCACAGTGGGTGGAATTCCACGCTGGAAGCCATCTACGCTGGGGTCCCCATGCTGACGTGTCCCATTTTCTGGGACCAAGTCCCCAACAGCAAGCAGATCGCGGAGGACTGGAAGATCGGGTTGAGGGTTACGAAGgaaggtggtggtgatggtggtgagGATTTGGTCACCGGGCAAGAAATTGCACGGCTCGTGAGAAAGCTGATGGACAAGGAAAGCGACGAGGGGAGGGAAATGAGGAGGAGAGCAAGAGAGCTCGGAGAGGCATGTAGACGGGCAGTCGCGAGAGGCGGATCGTCGGACCGGAATTTGGATGCCTTCATCAGTGATATTTCAAGGGCTGAATGA